The genome window AATAGTCCTATTAGCGAGTTTGAAAAATATTTAAATTTTGACGAGAAAAAAAAAGAAACAGCAAAAAAATTAAGTTCAATTTTAAAAGAAAATATTGAAAATGTTCTAAAAGATTTCTACGAATTTAATTTAAATAATGAAAAAACAAAAAAATTCTTTCATGGAAGTGCTGAAGTTGAACGATTGATGAAAACAAATCGCAACTATATTCCTTATTTATTTTCTGGACCATTTGATCTTGAATATTATTCAGAAAAAATAAAAATTGGCTATTTACATTTTAAAAAAGGCATTCCAAATGACGCATATTTGGCCTCAATAGGTACTCTTAATTCCGCCATTAATAAAATATGGAAAACTAAATTTACAGATATTATAGAACTATTTGAAGCGCAATCTATCACAACTGATTTATTATTTATTGAAGTTTATTTTACTATTAATACTTACTATTCATTTTTAGAAAAAAAACTAGTAACTGAAGAAACTAAAGTAAAAGAAATTTTAAATAATATAAAAGATGCTTACTTCATAATTGATAAAAATTTATTAATCAGTGATGTTGTATCAAGATCTTGCCACTTTATTTTTGAGGCAGATATTGCCGGAAAAGACTTTCCTCAAATTTTCACAGATTCTCGTGTAAAAAGAGGAGATATTTTAGTTTTATCTATTAAACAATATTTTGAAAACTTGTTTAATCTTGATTCCATTTTCAATATGTTCCCTTCTACAATAGAGTTCTATAATAAGACGTTGAAATTATCTTATACTCCTATCCTAAATATCAACAAAAAACCTGAAAAAATGGTAATATGTGCTACAGATATTTCTGAACATATAAAAAATCAACAGGTCATTGAAGACAATAATGCGAAAAATGTTTCACTCATTAAAATTATTAAACAAAAAAGCGATTTCGAAAATATGTTAAAAATTATTGCAACAAAAAATATTACTTTATTAGATTGCGATGATATTGCTACCGGAAAAACAATACTTCATGAATATAAAAATCTTTTTGCCACTTTTGGGTTGCTGAATATTTCATCACTTATTAGCAATCTTGAACTTGAGTTACTTGCTAAAGAACATCTTGAAAAATTTAATGTAAAAGAGTTTCTATCCTTATCTTGTTGTATGATATCAGACCTATTAAAAAAATACTTGGAAGAAAATTACGATATTTTAGGAATTGCAAGTTAATTATTTGCTGTGATCAGCTACTGCATCCATAACCCGTGCAGCGTATACCAAGGCAGCACCAGCATTTAAAGCAATGGCAACTCCTAGAGTTTCAGATATTTCTTCTAAAGTTGCACCATGTTTTAAAGCTTCTTTTGTATGCACTGATATGCAACCATCACACCTTGTAGTAACAGCAACAGCAATTCCGATTAATTCACGAATTTTTGGAGTCAAATGATTCGTGGAATTTCCTGCTTCAGATAGAGTTTTATAACCTTTAATAGTATCAGGACTGTGCTTTGCTAATATTTTAACTCTTTCTGCTATTTCTTTCCGATATTCTTCCCAATTTAGCATACTCTGTTTCCTTATATGATAAATTAATTAAATTATGTTCTCTAAAATTGTAACAGAATATTGAACAATAATAAATCCTATACATCTAATTCCAGCTGCACTGGAGCTACAGTGTCATTTTGCCACCATCCTACATTCAGAAACTTAATTTGATATTTGCCTGTATTAGTTTTAAATACTTCTACATATGCATTGAAATGAATATCAACAACTGAATATTTATTAGCACAAAATTGACCTTTTAATTGATGATCAATGAAAATATCAATTACAATCCCATGTCTAATTTGAAAACCTAAAATACTAATCCATGAGCATGCAATTTTTTTTTCTTTTAGTTTTAAATGAAATATATTATTAACATATAAATCATCACCATTGTAAAAATAACCATATTCGTCAATATTAACTTTATTATAGCCCATCATATGAATTGGGTATAGCGTATATTTAATATAAGAATCATTAACAAATTCTAAAGTTTCATTTGTTTTGTTAAAGATAAGAAATCTAGAGTTAGCATATAAATTAGTCTGAATAGATACTAAAAATATGCTTATGATAAATGAAAAATATTTCATTTTATTTAAACCTCCAACAATAATTAATAAATTTTAACTCCGCATTTTTTTAATATCATTTTCTTCCAATTTAATAAATAATTTTCTTCATTTTTGTTATTCTAAAACAGGATAATTTTTAATATAATTTTTAATTAATTACTTATACTAATCTATAAAAAGAAGAATATTAAAAGTTTTCTAAGCCAAATATTATTTTTTTTTAATTTTAAAAACATCCTAATTTTTTTATCCAAAAAAAAAAAATTAATCTGTTAAATATTATTTAGATTTTTCTTTTTATTTATAATAAATATTGTATTTTTAAACTTGATTTTTTATAAATAATTACCGTTAAAGTTTAGCATCTATAATTCTGAAATTGAATAATTTGTTAATATATTAATCATTTCAATGGAATATTGAATGAATTAAAATTTTAAAACATTTTTTTAAAGAAAAGTAATGATGAGAAACTAACTATTCTTTAGTTTCTCAATTTCAGAAATAGGTAGATCTGTTAATTTGCTTATCATTTCAATGGGAAAATGATTGGCTAAAAGGTTTAAAACAATTTCTTTATTTCGATTATTAATTCCTTTTGCAAAGCCTATCTGAACTCCTTCTTCCCTAGCCCCATCCATATCTGTATTATAGTCCAGCTCATACTTTCTTCTGGCTTCATACTTCGCCCTAGCAACGGGATCTTGGCTGATATATTCAAGTGTATTAAATGCTTTTTCAATTTCAGGTGTTTGCATAGCCATGACTGTCTCCTTTGAAGCACCTTTAAAAAAGTGCATTTCTTAATATTTTATTCTTTTAAAGAAAAGTGATGTTGAGAAACTAAGTATTCTTTAGTTTCTCTATTTCAGAAATAGGTAAATCTGTTAATTTGCTTATCATTTCAATGGGAAAATGATTGGCTAGAAGATTTAGAACAATTTCTTTGTTTCGTTTGTACTCACCTATTTGCACCCCTTCATTTTTCCCTTTAGCAAAACCCTCTTCCCTAGCCCCATCCATATCGGTGTTATAATCAAGCTCATACTTTCTTCTGGCTTCATACTTCGCCCTAGCAACGGGATCTTGGCTGATATATTCTAGTGTACTAAATGCTTTTTCAATTTCAGGTGTTTGCATAGCCATGACGGTCTCCTTTGAAGCACCTTTAAAAAAGTGCATTTCTTAATATTTTATTCTTTTAAAGAAAAGTAATGTTGAGAAACTAAGTATTCTTTACTTTCTCTATTTCAGAAATAGGTAGATCTGTTAATTTGCTTATCATTTCAATGGGAAAATGATTGGCTAAAAGGTTTAAAACAATTTCTTTATTTCGATTATTAATTCCTTTTGCAAAGCCTATCTGAACTCCTTCATTTTTTCCTTTAGCAAATCCTATTTGAACTCCCTCTTCCCTAGCCCCATCCATATCTGTATTATAGTCCAGCTCATACTTTCTTCTGGCTTCATACTTCGCCCTAGCAACGGGATCTTGGCTGATATATTCAAGTGTATTAAATGCTTTTTCAATTTCAGGTGTTTGCATAGCCATGACGGTCTCCTTTGAAGCACCTTTAAAAAAGTGCATCCATTTGTCCAGTTCATTATAGTACTGATCGGGGATTTTGGGAACTTCTAAAAAGTAAAGTTGGAAATCAGAACTAAAAATATATTTTGTATCAATATCTAAGGTTTTAATTTTAGTAAAAAAATGTTCTTTGTGTTTAAAGAAATTAAAGTTTAAGATATGAATACAAATAGCTGGTTTTAAAGTTTTGTATTTTTTTCCACTGGTTAATTGTTGTTCATAAAGTTTAGCCCAATAATATAAACACCGTTTTTCATATTCATAGGTATTTTGTACTTGGATTTCTATATTGACAAAACTTTCGTTATTGAGTTTTGCCAACACATCTAGCCTAGTTTCCTTATCATCTTCTTGATCTTTATTAATTTCTGTATTTAAGTAAGTTAAAGAAATAATTTTTTCATCTTCTGGGTAATTTAACACGCTATTTAAAAAGTGGATTAAAACATCTTCTTTCTCCCCAAAAATGCGTTTAAAGACATAATCATTTTTAATATCAAGCAATTCAAATTCCATTACAGCTCCTTTCAAGTAAACGGAAAAGCAGCATAAATTAAAAAATATAAAATGTATGGTTGTTTTAAAATTTGAACAAAAGCAGTAGAAAGTTGGACAAAATTAAAATGTATATAATATTTTTCTTTTCAATTATAAAATGAATATTTTTTCTTTTATAAAATATGAAGAAAAATTATACCTCTCAGCTTTAGTAAAAAAAA of Pigmentibacter sp. JX0631 contains these proteins:
- a CDS encoding Rpn family recombination-promoting nuclease/putative transposase, which translates into the protein MEFELLDIKNDYVFKRIFGEKEDVLIHFLNSVLNYPEDEKIISLTYLNTEINKDQEDDKETRLDVLAKLNNESFVNIEIQVQNTYEYEKRCLYYWAKLYEQQLTSGKKYKTLKPAICIHILNFNFFKHKEHFFTKIKTLDIDTKYIFSSDFQLYFLEVPKIPDQYYNELDKWMHFFKGASKETVMAMQTPEIEKAFNTLEYISQDPVARAKYEARRKYELDYNTDMDGAREEGVQIGFAKGKNEGVQIGFAKGINNRNKEIVLNLLANHFPIEMISKLTDLPISEIEKVKNT
- a CDS encoding carboxymuconolactone decarboxylase family protein; its protein translation is MLNWEEYRKEIAERVKILAKHSPDTIKGYKTLSEAGNSTNHLTPKIRELIGIAVAVTTRCDGCISVHTKEALKHGATLEEISETLGVAIALNAGAALVYAARVMDAVADHSK
- a CDS encoding protoglobin domain-containing protein gives rise to the protein MNEEYDEYVKNYFINSPISEFEKYLNFDEKKKETAKKLSSILKENIENVLKDFYEFNLNNEKTKKFFHGSAEVERLMKTNRNYIPYLFSGPFDLEYYSEKIKIGYLHFKKGIPNDAYLASIGTLNSAINKIWKTKFTDIIELFEAQSITTDLLFIEVYFTINTYYSFLEKKLVTEETKVKEILNNIKDAYFIIDKNLLISDVVSRSCHFIFEADIAGKDFPQIFTDSRVKRGDILVLSIKQYFENLFNLDSIFNMFPSTIEFYNKTLKLSYTPILNINKKPEKMVICATDISEHIKNQQVIEDNNAKNVSLIKIIKQKSDFENMLKIIATKNITLLDCDDIATGKTILHEYKNLFATFGLLNISSLISNLELELLAKEHLEKFNVKEFLSLSCCMISDLLKKYLEENYDILGIAS